The stretch of DNA CGTATGGTTCAGACTGATGTATGGACAGACAGAGTGCCAACTTTCGGTTTTGTACTCGCtggctgaaaaaaaatcatatttaatttgttttaaggctaattaattcaatttcagcaGAAACTTTATTACCTGTCCATCTTCAGCCTTTTGAGCAGCCTTTCGTTTCATAATATTGTCACGGGCAAACTGGTTAGTACACTCGTTGATGAAAACCACTTGTAAAAAGCACCGTAATGCTGGCCAACGACACGGCACAGAACAAGACGGTGGCCTTCACCATTGGCTAACTACACTATTTGTCTTAAATACTACACTAACCTAACCAATGGTGCCCTAATGGAACTAACACATTCACACACAAACTAGAACTAACACGCACACAAGCAAGAGATTAACATACGCACAGGAGAAGAGAGAACTAGCATCCACTCAGCGTGCTCAGCAGACgagaattttgttgttttaaaaacaagaaGTATCCATTCTTCGGTGGTTTTTCAGAAACAGCTttctataaaatgaaaaccgccgaaaaaaattgtgaggcAATGcttgaataattaaactgaGTTAAAAACTACTTTTTCGCATTTGTTAAAGTTGTACCAAGGTTCTGATAATGTCGCAAATGATTCtatcaaacaatttgttttgttacttattgattaaaaaaagtgaCGTCTTTTGAACATAAATTTTACAACATCGTTTACTTACCTGAACATGTGGAACATGTCGTTTTTTACATTCTGCTGCTGAGTAATATTTACACTTGATCTGAAATTATAGGAAATGTCAGGTAAGCTCATTGGAATATTAGTCTTCACAGGCTCGATCAGACCTGGAAATGTATAGTAGACTCGTGTTAAGAAGACCACGTGTTACCaacttgttgaaattgcttttTTCGACACTTTAACAGTGTAAGAACTAAGGGCCACATCGCCAAGTGCATTCCTCCCCTTTGTCTAAGGCTCAGTCTCGTTTGACCTTTCGGAAATGTCGCGTCACATTTTTCTCCCTCCAAATTCTTAATGTTACAACGCATATTTCCTGCCGCCCTTTGTCGAGGCACGTCGGCCAGAGGCGggctcattttcttcttgggtCTTGCCTCTTCctgatgtttttctttgaaatggcCACTAACATTATCGtatctattatttttattcttttaagcTGTGGATTTTGCTCCTGTCTAACAAGTGTTGCGCTTTAGATGAAGACATTGTATATATTTAGGTATCTGCTGGGTGATGATAAATGACTTTGGGTGACATGatggaggaggaagacgaagatgaGGAAGAGGAAATAGATATTAAGGATCTCCGTGCTAAAGCTGTAAAGAGTGCAAAACCCGAGAAGTCCAGTATGTCTAgtgaaaatttgtaaattttcactAGTAAAATCAAGAGTGAAGtcaaacgttaaaaaaattatggaaaaGCGATCCAAGTCCTGACGTGGATGGGAGAAGAACAAGAATGATACACGAGGTAGggtgattttgaaattttttgtccTTTCGTCGTCCGTTCTGTTAAGTGAGGGGAATCAAGCATGACCGTTAGGGGCAGCACTGACAGGAAGGAAATGGGGTCAGGCaacccaaaaatcaaatgggCGTTTCACTGCGCAAAGTACGAAGTAAGTCAAAGAGGACCATTATCGAACACGTCCAAAAAAGTTatcgttccgtttttctttgaaatgttaGTCTCCTTTTCAAAAGACCACTCTTTATCTGTACTTGTATCATGCTTCTGTATCGGGCTTGCAACATGTGCGAAAACAAAAGCATAGCAGACTACTTTAATCGTCTAATTagcaataaaataagatatcgattagaatttattaaaaatcgaccccccTTATAAAACTAAgccataaaaaaatgataaaagcgGTTGGAAGATCGATCCTGCCCACTAAGTCATCAACTACAGATCCAAACGAGGGCAGCTGTTTCAAACACGATGAATTGATTACCCAACAATTTTGAGTCTTCCATGAATGTGCCTACTACCCAGCCACTTGCCGTAGGAAGATCAATCCTGCCGCTTGACTCGTCCAATTCGTCTATCGATTCCGAAGAGACCCAACACCTTACCGGATTTTAAAACAGAAGTAACAGGAATCGGTTTTTCCACAGGCCCCGTTTCCGTCAAGCAGACTACAGCGATAACACTAAACAcaggaaaaaattgtaaggATTTTCCATATCTGTCGATTCAATTGACGACGCTATACCCATGAATTTACAAGTCGATAAAGAAATTAAGAGGCTTGGATTTTCAAACGTCGTTTGATCAATAATTTTCACAATTGCAAAACAATGATGGCGGGAATTGGTTTTCAAATCGTAACACCTTAATATTACACACACATGACTAATAAACAAtatgctctttttttaagttcagCTGGTCATGTTCGAATTGATAAATACAAATTACCTGAAATGTTCTTAGTTGTTATacttttagtttctttttagttGAAAACTAGCAATCCtaataatagaaatatttctaaCTCTTACATAATCAATAGAACACAGGGCCAACACACCTTTTCCGCTGATCCCATGTATTTTGGAAGAATTCAGTAACGTTTTAAGAAATTTCAGCAATCGTAGAACAAACTCGCCAACGGATACCTTATGACGAATGCCAACATACTGCAAACAACCTGAATACATATCGTAATTCAGAATCACTGAAagcaaaaacggaaaaaaatcaataaagtgACATACTTGTAAAGCTAACAGATATGCGGCCAAATTCTTCTCGTGTGTTGGGCCCACCAACTTGAGCGCCAAATTTATTAAAGTACAGTTCGTTCCTGTAGACAGTTCTTTATCTTTGTCTGTACGCTCCACTTTAATTAAGCCTAACATTTGGTATACTTTTAAGACTAGACGACCCAAAGAATTCAGTGATTTCTCCTTAAATGGAAATACACTTGGATCTAAACAACCAGTGTCCTGGTTTAacctaaaaattgtttaacCATAAAGTATAAGTATTATTCAAAAATCCAAGCgtaaaggaaaaatgttttagatCAAACCTTGGTAACCGATGTCGAGGACAAGGCAAAATATGGAAAAGTTggggcaaagaaaaaatgaagttggCAATCTGAGGAATGAAGAACAACAAGGCAGTTTTACTAAAGTGCCCAAGGATGGCTACTACTGCTACTGTCATTCCAGAAAAATAGCAGAATGTGTCACCAACAAAAACACGAGCTGGATACCTAAATTAAATGAAGTCTTTAATATAAGGcaaaatagatttttcttttaaccacAAGTGTAGTGTACACTTACTTGTTTAAATGATATAGAGCAAAGCTAGTAAAAAAGAATGGGATCATGaaataaagtgaaaacaaatgattggCCCAACAGTCTCCATTCAATTCAATAACATTGAATAGGATAAGGGAAGCTGCTATAACTACAGACTGTCCAACTTCCAAACCATTGACTCCAGCGTAAATGTTAATTGCATTAGTGCAGAACACCGCTAGCATTCCCATGTATACATAGTACAAGGCacctataatttaaaataaatactaTTTATGTTCAATGTTTTAATGGATAAATTGTTCTCTTACTCAAATCCAAATCATGCCCAAGCAAAAATCTGAGTGGTTTTGGGATAATAATTGTGGTTGAATTGAAGTTTGTATAATAAACCATCAACAGTGGCAGTGAAGCCACAGTTGGAAGTAAGAGTTTGTGTCGCCATTTCAAGTTTAATACATCATCAGCGAATCCCAGTAAAACCATGCAGCATATTGAAAGTAATGCTGCCATAAACTGCACAaactgtaaaaacaaatatttaaaatatataaatttaacatttatttatgaaaaattatttacctcTTGATGAGGGAATCCCCATTCCTTGTTAAAGAAATGTTTACTGAACGGGAAGGGAATGAATATAAAcataacaataagaaaaatgcaGCTAGTAATGACTCCAGTAGCTTCTGGtctaaaatgatttaaatagATACCATTACATCTTTTCCAAAACATATAACGTGACAAAATTTACAATTccggtttgtttttcttgttcaagTCGACACCGGAAAGGTGGGCTTTTACAAACATATCCTTGAATTTGGGTACTATGTTTAGGATTACAGAGTACCCCATAATCGACAAAATGATATTAACAACCAACACTCCCCACATTTTcgatattcaattttttaacaaatgtaaaatatcAAAAACTCAACTCTTCTCTTCTACATCCTGTGGTGACGACTGCCTTGTTACCATGACAACCTTTGGGTGATGAATCATAACAAGTTGGAAGTTGCCGgtattataatatttttagcgtgaagaaaagtgttttaaatagaaattagCGAACAAAAGTAACGGAAAATCATATTcttcattaaaatattaagaatgaataaatcagaAGAACTTTGGAATATTGTAGTAAAAGAAGGGCTAAATAATTACAATAACCGGAAGGAGCAACCGGAACtacaaactctttttttagtcGGAACTCCAAAATCGGTAAAAGGCTACCAATTGAtatttctcttgtgtgtgtttgtttactCCATACTAAAAAGAATCTTAACTTCTCTTCGAATTAATTTAGGGAAAAACAACTCTAATCCATGCATTTCTCGATAAAGATGATGAACCTAAGGCTTCCCTTCCTGTTGAATATACATATATTCGGAGAACCAATAAGCATATGGTATGTAAGAACTAAATTAATCTATTAAATCCATTGTAAAGTTCTTGAATTCTCATATCAGGTAAAAGATATATGTTATATCTGGGAAGTAGACATTACCAACATTACTTTTGTCTCTCAATTAACCAAGAGTGAGGGTTTGGAGAAGATTTCTTTGCTGCTAGTGATTGATTTGTTGCACGTTCAGGATCTTTGGAATGCCTTTGAAACCGTTGAGTCATTTAAGAAGAATATGGAGGCCGAAACGAAAACTATTGTAAACTTTGGGATTATTGGTATGAAATACGATTTATTTGAGGTAATAATATTCTATGctggtttttaaaattctgagAAAAAAACTTATATACTTAACGGTGCGGAAAATAAGGATTTAACAACGGAAAAAAAGCTGATACTTTGTCGAATTACTAAGCACTACGCTACAATATTAGAtggtcatttgattttttgtgcCAAAAAGAACCGAACTACACTGAAGGTCGCAAAAGATCTATTTTCACACTTGGCATTCACAACAAAGTTTAGGTAAATAATTGAACTACAGTTTAACCATGTTATGAACGCGTAACTGATGCAGAGTAATTGCTACAACTCTAATTTTAGCCATCAACTCAGATTCGACTTGAGCTCCCCTATAATTATACCCAGAGGTGGAGAgaataaaagtgaaataaacTATTTACATCACACATTTGAGACTCAGTTTGCTCACAAGGTCAGTGAGATTTTGAATCATTTTAAACCAACCACCGTGTTAATTTTAAGCTCACACATTGGGGAAATGCAAATAGAGGGTTGAATTGTATAGATGCCAGTTGATTTTTATAgctaaataatcattttttaattattcaagcCGATTGTTACCAAACGGGATGACGACGACCCTGCCGAAGATCTAAATTATACAAATGATGTTATCGATAAGCGGCGGGAAAAATGCCTTGAAGAAAGCGGAAAACCTTAATTTGAGTTGAGGCAACCggtaagacaaaaaaaattcttgcagttttcagaaaaattattaaagatgAGACTGAATTAGGACGGTTTTCTGTCGATGAGATACCATGAAGCGCTTCAGCCGCTCGTCCAAATAAGTTTCtgtcaattgaaatttgaaatgcatTATGAGAAAAATACCTTTATTTGTAACGTAAAATTACTTTACCAATTTTAACTATGATGGGCGAAATATCGTCCATTTGTTGATAACTGGTATTATTACCCCTGTAaagataaaaatgtaattttgcTCTCAATAAAAATCGGAGGACTCAGTAAAAGTTTTACGTCTTCACTGCACAAAGATGGCCGTTGGTAACCAGATTAAGCACATGACGAGAAATTTTATCAATCGctaaaatttcaagaaagcTACTGGCTCCTTCTGCCAAAATAGTGCTAACCACATTCCTGTATTGAAGTTGAATCTCTTTTATGGTTGAGAATCcctaaaaacgaaaagaaatgtttcAGTTTCTGGAAAAGGctagtttaaaaaatactcaGTTTACCATAGCAATCAGATGGAGAATAATATAGAAAGATTCCAAAAATGGTTGAAGCAAAACACCTAAAACATTCTTGAGCATTGGATTGCTTGCATCATTCAAGGAAGCGATATCCTATTTACATAAGGGGTTAGTAGGTAAGAGGTAAAAATCAACATCAATAGCCTTAATACTTACATTTTGTGTATAGCtggttattaaaataaattcatctttaaaatACTTTGCAAAAAACTTTGATTCGTTGATAATATcacctaaaaagaaaacatcatCTAAAGACAATCTATGCAATTTTAACATATTTGAACAACAAATTACTTGACTCTCGAGCGCATTTTGCTTCAATTATACCGAATACGGCAACATTAATCAGTGGTCCTAGTAACTGATTAGTGTACTGCTGCAAAACTAAACGATCCGCTGCAAGAATTTGAATATCAGCACCTTCTGAAATTGCCGGTTGACAACTAAAGAATTCATTGGAGGCACGAAATATGATTAGCTTATGGGCGTCAAGACAGTCTTTAATAGCTTGAACTACGGTATCATctagaaatttgaaatggaaattaataattgcagaaaaattaattcaaaatagTTATTACCCTGGACTAAACAAGGGGTTCCATACTTTTTCAACACCGAGTTGAACAAAACGACATATTCAACAAGCTGATCGATGTTGAGTTGTTTATTCACAGACAGTGCTGACATAAGAACGGCAGACACTGGTGTGATAGCATCTTTCTGTTGCTTAGAGACCAAGTTCCAGGCCAAGGAATGAATGCGACTTTTCTCGTACTCATTCAATGTAAAGCGAAACGACGGTGTGTTCCAATTTGGTTCAGTTCGCTTACTTATATGATCTCGAACAGAAATTGGATCCGAGACATTAACATAGATTTGACCGTAATTCTGTCCACGGATCTTCCCGACGGCGCTCAAAAAaccctacaaaaaaaaaaaaaaactttgcattgaatataaatttcatttaaagaaTTATCCAACCGAAGTAGACTCTCTCGGCTTAGGAACTCCAAGGGCCTCCCACGCATACAGCTTTTCTTCAAGAGTACGTTCATAGGTAATACTGACAGTACAAATTTTAATGTCAGGTACATCTCCCCTAAAATAAGGTTCCAACGCCATCGATAATAAACCTGGAAaaacggaaacggaaaattttattaaataaactGACTTTACTtcagtaaaaaataagaatatacaCTGCTCGCCTGTTCCGTATGCATCTAAGAGATATTTACCTATTTTGGGTGGCAAACTTTTACCGTTTCTGCTTCGTGTTCCTTCAAGAAAAAACTCAATTGGAGCTTGAAAGTTCTTGATGTGGTATTGAATGTACTGAGAAACCACAGCCCAATAAAGTTGGTCATGACCAAACGAGCGTCTGATGTAAAAAGCAcctaaaataaatgtataaatagTTCAAACATGTACTTTTTCTAAAGACTTCGCTACATTGTACCCGCGTTTTGCAGCACACGATTCACAAATTTCATTCCTTTAAAATCTGAAACAAACATAAAGTTGTAAACATCGtagccgaaagaaaaagaactataCGTATACCCATTCCCGCGGCAATAACAGGAAGAGGGATATCCATAGTATAGCAAAGATATGATATTAGCAGAAAATCTGCATAGCTTCTATGTGTGGGTAAGATTAAAACAGGTCCTTCAGACATTGCCTTACTGAGctgtgataaaaaaaaatattggatttcatttaagaaataaaatatgagTTTTTTTACCTTCAGGACAGCAGAGTTGTTAATTGCTACACCTTGATATAAATTTCTCAGCAGCTTAGCAAGGAAAAAACCAATTACACGGATAGTACCAAGACTGTATGTATGACCCATTTCCTCCAAAATGGTTTTGATTTGGACAACAATGTTTTCATAGCTGTTTACACCATTATGACCTTCAAGGAGAAGCTGtaagaataaaattgattaaaaaggcaaaaaaaaatgctgaaaTCAGCAGTTAAGACTTAAGATAAAGGGTATTCTATTACTTGATGAATGACGTCTTTCATACGTGGACTTTCAAGTATACTATCAGCAATAAACTTGGTTGCTTCAGGATGTAAGTTAGGCTTAGGTCTCCAAAATTTAAGGCAAAAGAATGCATCAAATTGATACTTTTGCTTTTCCACAATATCAACATAATCTTTTACTGTGAACCTTGAGGGATCGGTTGTAGCCATATCTTTCTTCTCAATATCAAtggattccattttttctaaaacttatcacgacaattttatttgtaacaCTACACTATTTTCATATCTAATATCAGAGTCGGCAGTAACTTCTGCCAAGTACTTCTTTACAGTTCTGTCATGTTTACAGACCAAACAGGGACTGACATTTTAAAACCTGTAGGCACTGGGCATGCTCTAGGCGATAACTTTCACCGTGTTCGGCTTAGCTGCCAGATCTGGTATTATTATCGCAAAAGCTATAAAACatcattaataaattttaaaaattatttttttgtgcaaCAAGCCGATAACACAGTGACCTGACCTTATCTTAAGATTGTCATTAaactgaaacaaatttaaacaacCTGAAATTCAAGTACGAACgtaatttattgaatttcaatggttttcaatttattaataTTCTTGCGtagataattatttttctccaaAGACAGCTAGCTTCTAGCTAGTTTCctttaagaaaataagacatttttaaaaattttatgatcGCTATTCTATTTCACTTTCGAATTCActtcggaaaaaaataatcataaaccTACAGTTCATGGACAACGAAAACTCAAGAAAGTTTATATAACGATAACATATGCGATAGTGAAAGCCTATGTTGTTTGCGTTGTTTGTTCCGCTTAAACCAAAATAAGAGAGTTTCGTGTTTAATACTTGGCCGCTAGTAGCGCTGTTTATACTAGACAACAGTTTTTACTCTTATGTCAGGTTGGTATGCTTATCACGACGAACGGGATTCTTAGTCGACGACTAGATTATATTTACAACCACCACCAAGACTATCTCTACCACCACCAAATCTTTCTCAGCTAGTCGGCTTTAGTTTACATAGCATTATGGAAGGTAAATTCTTATCCATGTTTAAAGTACTACGTAAACCCCACGCCCATGAGCCTCAAATCCACATGTCATTAATCGGCCGCTTACTGTCTCACGTCACTTATTGTCAATTTACAGTGGAACAGACCGACATAAGTTAGATTCCATGTTCAACTGAATGACTACGTGATAACAAATGCTGCTTTGtttaattaagaaataacGAAATATAGGCCACATGTACAACACTAGCATTGAAGCCTGACATTAAAtgataattgaattgaaaatgtctaGACGGAGGAAGTAAGTGCTGCGCTTGCGGTCCCGGCTATGCTTCGCCTCTCGAAGCTACAAAAgcctccccggaaaaacttttGTACATAACATGCATCCAAGGGGAAAAGGGGAAACATGATTACGTGGCCACGATTGATGTTGATCCAAGCAGCCCAACGTATAGTCAAGTGAATAAATGTCTAAACGTTAATTGAAAACTTTAGGCACACtgattttttggggaattttcTAATGTTAGGTAATTCACCGAACGATTATGCCTTATGCGAACGACGAATTGCATCACAGTGGTTGGAATTCCTGCAGTAGTTGCTACGACGATCCTTCGCAGAAACGCGATAACCTCGTTGTCGCAGGACTAATTAGCGACCGAATTTATGTGATCGATGTTGCCAAAAACCCCAGAGCTCCTGAAATTCTAAAGGTATTATTAACGATCGtggttttctttcaaatcttTAATGTACGATTGATTTTGGCTGAGTAGGTTATTGAGCCTAAAGAAATGCATGACCTGGATCTCAGTGCGCCACATACTCTTCATTGCTTAGCCGACGGTAATGTAATGGTGTCGTCAATGGGTAACGCAAAGAGGGAAGCAAAAGGATCATTCTTCTTGATTGATACAAAGGAATGGAAGATTAAAGGTACATCAATAGATTCtcgtttttttcattataCGCATACCTATAAACATTATTGGATGCGAAGGTTTGTGGAGTGAAGATTCCACGAATTTTGGTTACGACTTTTGGTATCAGCCGCGTCATAATGTCATGGTTCGTaaagctttatttttttagctttctAAATGTACGAtgtacaataatttttttaatgttgtgtGTTAGATCTCTTCCGAGTGGGGTTCTCCGTCGGCTTTTTGCACTGGATTTTCCTTGGATCACGTGTCTGCAGGTATATAATAAACCACAATTACGTCATACATTTAAATAACCGTGCAAATTGTCTAACTCACCTTCTGAAATTTAGGCATGTATGGCCAATCTCTGCATGTGTGGGACTGGAAAGAACATAAGAAAATTCAGACCTTGGACTTGGGTAGTGAGGGATTGATGCCTCTTGAAATTCGTTTCCTTCACGAACCGACTGCCACAACTGGATTCGTGGGCTGCGCTTTGACCGCCAACGTCTTCCGGTATGAATACAAAATGTCCCTGATATCAGCCATAAAGTTCTTACCATATTTCTTACTAAACTTACTACTTGTAGTTTTCATCAGTTGGAAGACGGTAAATGGGCGGCGGATAAAGTTATCGATGTGCCGTCGTGGAAAGTCTCCAACTGGGCTCTGCCGTCCATGCCTGGAATAATCACCGACATACTTATTTCTATGGACGATCGTTTTCTCTATCTCTCCAACTGGGTGCAAGGTATCAGGGTTGTTGTTCTTATATCTTGTAATGAATCATTAATTGTAGGGTGATTTCTTCAGGTGACATACGGCAGTATGACATCAGCGACCCAGCCCACCCCAAGCTAGTAGGGCAGATCTACGTTGGCGGAAGCGCCGTGAGTGGAGGGGGCGTAACCATCTTAGAAGACAATGTCAAAGCGGTTGGCAGcatattcttctttcttattaaATTTGGCTCTGTCCCAGTGGAcattgaataattgaatttaattaaCAGCCAGAACCGTTGGTAGTGAATGGGAAGCGATTCCACGGTGGGCCTCAGATGCTCCAGCTCTCCCTCGATGGCCGGAGATTATACGTTACCACGTCACTTTTCAGTCCATGGGACCGTCAATTTTATCCGGATATGGTCGAGTGCGTTTTTTTCTATAAGAAAATCAACTCGTCCCCCAATCGTATTTAATTAGTTCTTAATCGCATTTAGAAAAGGATCCGTTCTGCTACAGATTGACGTGGACGTCAATGTTGGCGGCCTCAAGATTAATCCAAAACTAATGGTCGATTTTGGAGCGGAGCCAGACGGCCCAGTTCTTGCTCACGAAATTCGGTATGTAAGCTGTGTCGCTCCAATGCCAATCTAGCTgcattttgattgaaattgcttGGCTAATAACAGATATCCCGGTGGCGACTGCAGTTCGGACATTTGGCTCTGAAATGGTCATCGTCTAAACGTTACTTGTGCTGCCCAAGTTCGGACGACGTCATATTATACACTGTACAATAGCGTAGCATCAAATCTGGAATAGCAATCAAATTGGAGAGCCGGCTCATAAATACACATGGTTTCAGTTGGACCGTTTTGCGATAGTTTATTCTCAGTGATGAAGCATTGACGTCCTCCAGGATGGAAGAGGGGTTCAATTTGAGAGCCCGCTGATTGGTCTCTATATAGAAGTCGGCTTCGTCTCTTTTGCCCAATGGAGCGTGTAGTCGACGCGCTGACCCGATGGAGGAGAACATGCTCATCCACAGCCGTATCGATCGAG from Daphnia pulex isolate KAP4 chromosome 4, ASM2113471v1 encodes:
- the LOC124192774 gene encoding dihydroxyacetone phosphate acyltransferase-like isoform X2; protein product: MESIDIEKKDMATTDPSRFTVKDYVDIVEKQKYQFDAFFCLKFWRPKPNLHPEATKFIADSILESPRMKDVIHQLLLEGHNGVNSYENIVVQIKTILEEMGHTYSLGTIRVIGFFLAKLLRNLYQGVAINNSAVLKLSKAMSEGPVLILPTHRSYADFLLISYLCYTMDIPLPVIAAGMDFKGMKFVNRVLQNAGAFYIRRSFGHDQLYWAVVSQYIQYHIKNFQAPIEFFLEGTRSRNGKSLPPKIGLLSMALEPYFRGDVPDIKICTVSITYERTLEEKLYAWEALGVPKPRESTSGFLSAVGKIRGQNYGQIYVNVSDPISVRDHISKRTEPNWNTPSFRFTLNEYEKSRIHSLAWNLVSKQQKDAITPVSAVLMSALSVNKQLNIDQLVEYVVLFNSVLKKYGTPCLVQDDTVVQAIKDCLDAHKLIIFRASNEFFSCQPAISEGADIQILAADRLVLQQYTNQLLGPLINVAVFGIIEAKCARESSDIINESKFFAKYFKDEFILITSYTQNDIASLNDASNPMLKNVLGVLLQPFLESFYIILHLIAMGFSTIKEIQLQYRNVVSTILAEGASSFLEILAIDKISRHVLNLVTNGHLCAVKTGNNTSYQQMDDISPIIVKIETYLDERLKRFMVSHRQKTVLIQSHL
- the LOC124192775 gene encoding UDP-N-acetylglucosamine--dolichyl-phosphate N-acetylglucosaminephosphotransferase-like gives rise to the protein MWGVLVVNIILSIMGYSVILNIVPKFKDMFVKAHLSGVDLNKKNKPELPEATGVITSCIFLIVMFIFIPFPFSKHFFNKEWGFPHQEFVQFMAALLSICCMVLLGFADDVLNLKWRHKLLLPTVASLPLLMVYYTNFNSTTIIIPKPLRFLLGHDLDLSALYYVYMGMLAVFCTNAINIYAGVNGLEVGQSVVIAASLILFNVIELNGDCWANHLFSLYFMIPFFFTSFALYHLNKYPARVFVGDTFCYFSGMTVAVVAILGHFSKTALLFFIPQIANFIFSLPQLFHILPCPRHRLPRLNQDTGCLDPSVFPFKEKSLNSLGRLVLKVYQMLGLIKVERTDKDKELSTGTNCTLINLALKLVGPTHEKNLAAYLLALQVVCSMLAFVIRYPLASLFYDC
- the LOC124192783 gene encoding methanethiol oxidase-like, which translates into the protein MEDGGSKCCACGPGYASPLEATKASPEKLLYITCIQGEKGKHDYVATIDVDPSSPTYSQVIHRTIMPYANDELHHSGWNSCSSCYDDPSQKRDNLVVAGLISDRIYVIDVAKNPRAPEILKVIEPKEMHDLDLSAPHTLHCLADGNVMVSSMGNAKREAKGSFFLIDTKEWKIKGLWSEDSTNFGYDFWYQPRHNVMISSEWGSPSAFCTGFSLDHVSAGMYGQSLHVWDWKEHKKIQTLDLGSEGLMPLEIRFLHEPTATTGFVGCALTANVFRFHQLEDGKWAADKVIDVPSWKVSNWALPSMPGIITDILISMDDRFLYLSNWVQGDIRQYDISDPAHPKLVGQIYVGGSAVSGGGVTILEDNVKAPEPLVVNGKRFHGGPQMLQLSLDGRRLYVTTSLFSPWDRQFYPDMVEKGSVLLQIDVDVNVGGLKINPKLMVDFGAEPDGPVLAHEIRYPGGDCSSDIWL
- the LOC124192774 gene encoding dihydroxyacetone phosphate acyltransferase-like isoform X1 — its product is MESIDIEKKDMATTDPSRFTVKDYVDIVEKQKYQFDAFFCLKFWRPKPNLHPEATKFIADSILESPRMKDVIHQLLLEGHNGVNSYENIVVQIKTILEEMGHTYSLGTIRVIGFFLAKLLRNLYQGVAINNSAVLKVKKLIFYFLNEIQYFFLSQLSKAMSEGPVLILPTHRSYADFLLISYLCYTMDIPLPVIAAGMDFKGMKFVNRVLQNAGAFYIRRSFGHDQLYWAVVSQYIQYHIKNFQAPIEFFLEGTRSRNGKSLPPKIGLLSMALEPYFRGDVPDIKICTVSITYERTLEEKLYAWEALGVPKPRESTSGFLSAVGKIRGQNYGQIYVNVSDPISVRDHISKRTEPNWNTPSFRFTLNEYEKSRIHSLAWNLVSKQQKDAITPVSAVLMSALSVNKQLNIDQLVEYVVLFNSVLKKYGTPCLVQDDTVVQAIKDCLDAHKLIIFRASNEFFSCQPAISEGADIQILAADRLVLQQYTNQLLGPLINVAVFGIIEAKCARESSDIINESKFFAKYFKDEFILITSYTQNDIASLNDASNPMLKNVLGVLLQPFLESFYIILHLIAMGFSTIKEIQLQYRNVVSTILAEGASSFLEILAIDKISRHVLNLVTNGHLCAVKTGNNTSYQQMDDISPIIVKIETYLDERLKRFMVSHRQKTVLIQSHL
- the LOC124192776 gene encoding cytoplasmic dynein 2 light intermediate chain 1-like, coding for MNKSEELWNIVVKEGLNNYNNRKEQPELQTLFLVGTPKSGKTTLIHAFLDKDDEPKASLPVEYTYIRRTNKHMVKDICYIWEVDITNITFVSQLTKSEGLEKISLLLVIDLLHVQDLWNAFETVESFKKNMEAETKTIVNFGIIGMKYDLFEDLTTEKKLILCRITKHYATILDGHLIFCAKKNRTTLKVAKDLFSHLAFTTKFSHQLRFDLSSPIIIPRGGENKSEINYLHHTFETQFAHKVSEILNHFKPTTVLILSSHIGEMQIEG